In the Campylobacter concisus genome, CGGCTTTTACATCAGCCTCATCTGGGTGCGTTTTGGCTCGCTCCCATCGCTCTAGTCGCTCAGGCGTTAGAGCAAATCTCGGATCATCAGGCATAGCTTTACCAAGTTTTTTTAGTTGCTCTATTACTTCAGGGGCAATCGCACCTTGACAGATAAACGTGCGCAAAATTTCATTGCCATTTTGCATAAATAGCTCTTTGCCTTGATCTATGGCCTGTGTTGCATGCGCACTTGGTACATCAGCACCAAGGGTTATAAAAAAACCCACTTTTTTATTTTTTACACTTTGAGAGATAAATTTTTTAAATTCCTTCTCCGGTGAGCCCTGATCTATATAGTATCCAAGCGCGATAAAGTCAAACTCGCTCAAAT is a window encoding:
- a CDS encoding flavodoxin family protein — protein: MKSIVIYTSKSGNTKKIAEAIAGELSCEAINFANASEINLSEFDFIALGYYIDQGSPEKEFKKFISQSVKNKKVGFFITLGADVPSAHATQAIDQGKELFMQNGNEILRTFICQGAIAPEVIEQLKKLGKAMPDDPRFALTPERLERWERAKTHPDEADVKAAKEAFRGVKI